One Triticum dicoccoides isolate Atlit2015 ecotype Zavitan chromosome 3B, WEW_v2.0, whole genome shotgun sequence genomic window, TTCCGTTACAGAAAATAATATCACGTGAAGACTCATGATATGATACTGGTGCCAAGGAATCAAATAGCGGAGAAGCAGGGGTTTAAATCCAAACGTTATGAACAAGTTTTGATGGCTAGGGAGGTAGTATCACTTGAGCATAGGctctgagcataacggttggatttaaaCCTCCGCCATATAAAGAAATTCTTCTTCTCCAAAAagacctacctcttttcccccattgcTCCATTGTTGTCCAAAGCTCAAAATAGCCTGATCCCCCTCCCTAGCCATCAAAATTGTTCATTCACTAAGGTTTGgaggagaaggccccgatctacacttttaCCAAGAGATATTTTGATTCTCCCTAATCcagtgtggatcttgttactcttaggTGTTTGGGAACTAGACAAAAGAGATCACAACGGAGCCACattcattgtggtgaagctttgtggtgatGTTGGGAGCcttcaattaagttgtggagagagccccaactttGTTTGTAAAGGTTTTGTCACCACCTTCAAGGGACCGATAGTGGATGCACGACTTCTTGCATTGTTCgaaggcgtgaggagaatacggtggccctaatgTCTTCTTGGGGAGCATATTGTGTCTCCACACCGCTCCAAGTAGATGTGCCTCTACTTGCGGTTACTTCTTACCTTTATGTTGTGCAAGCTTTATGTTGTTTGTATCTAGTGCCTGCTTGTGTGTTTGTTGTtgtgcttgtcatataggttgtccacctagttacatatctagacaacctattttctcGTCAAGCCTTAATTTTTAAAAGAAGCTAAAAATTGGCAGTCGCCTATTCACCCATCCCCTTtttagttggtatcagagcctcgtctctttattaagggctTCACCATCTAGAGATTATGGTTGATGACGGGGTTAGGGATGGGAAGATCCCCCCAGTCGTGGAATCGTCCGTGGTCACCTAAGATGTCTTAAAGGAGGCTATGTCCTCACTTAAAACAACAGTAGCGAACGATGTCAGATCCATGCTAAAGCAATTCCTTGAGGGCATGAATCCTTCTACCGCTCCCAAGGTAGTAGTTTAGCCTACTTCCATTGAAGCGGATGCCGACACCGGCAAGGAGACCGCTAATAGCACAAAACCTACCTCATCTCAAGGAAAGAATGGGTCAGACACCCATGCCGCGGTTGCCCCTCCTCCGGCCTATGATAGTCCAGTCCCCTCACCTCATATAAACTCTCATGGGTCTCATTCCAATCTTGATTTGACTAACATTTTTCTGGCAGTTTAAGTTGTGTTGGGGGCGGCAGTTTCTTCAGAACAGTATGGCTTTGTTTGGGAGGATGATAGTTTTGAGCTTTCATCCTAGAAAATAACATGTTGTTCTTTAGAAACAGTCGTCCCACACACAACTAAAACTACCATCAAAACGTTCATAAATGTCACCTCCTCCCAGTGATTCGGCAGATAAAAGAGGGTCCCATGAGAGGTTATTTAGATAGAGTAACTACATCAGTAATCTCTTTTGTGATGTTTTAGCGCCAAGTGCCCGTCACTCCGGCGGCAGGTTACACTTCCATAACCTCCAAGCGGCACCGACTCCACGCCTTGTGCTATCAAGCTCCTCTGGTCAAATTGCATGTCTTCAAGTCTCACCAAATCGCCAATCGCACCACCCTTCCAACTACATCAAATGACAAGCTGGCATAATATAACTCCACATCCAACCACACAAAATGTCGACACCACAAAGGAAGGAAACATGTAGCAACTCGAAATTGGAGTGGAGTCAGGGTCAAAGCTTTTCTGCATCGGTCCACGGGGTCATGCATGAACGATCGATGGTACATCAAGGTACCATTTCGGATGTACCCGATAGCGAACTAGATTTCTGTTATACATGTCTAAGTTTAATTGCACATATGGTTGTTGAACCGAAAAGATGTGACCCCACGCAGGAGTTTCCAACTAGTACAAAAACAATACCTGGACGCACCATCATGCCATCAGGCGTCACCACATGGAACCCTGTCGGCCGAAGGTAGCACCCCGCGCACGCGTGCGCGTGTATGTGTGTGAGGGAGagtgagagtgagagtgagagagagcgaTGAAGGGGGGAGAGATGAGAgtttagaattttttttcttctttatgATGAAATATGTAGCGTCACTATGGACTACATGTGTTTGCTTGGCTACATATCCAGCGCCGTCTTCCAATCGGCGTCGCTAGTCTACGAGTACTGCATGTGCGTTGAGGTAGTTTTTTCTACTCCCTTTGAAGGGTCATCAGTTTTGGCTGGAGCCTTTTGTCATTAATTATTTGTGGGCAACGGCGTCGGTGCTCTCGGAGGGATGAGTTGGTGGATGGCACTTAATTTTTGGCGTCGGTGCTCTCGGAGAGGACCGCGGCGAGGAGATGGTCGTCGAGATGGCCCGCGGCAGGACCTTTCTGTGCGGCGCCCGGACGCGTGCATCGCCAtccgagtatttaacaaaaaactagcaCAATTTGGGAAACCGTGCCTACAAACTATCACTTTACAAATTTGTGCCGAAAACTACCTTTTTCTTACTAGTCCTTGACTAAAAACTACCAAGTATGAAAAAAGCCAGATTCGGCTCTTTTAAATGCGTTTCTGACTAgctgggtccacacgtcagtgtctatcTTCTTGCTCATCCTATATCTCTCTTAGGCATTTCAACAAACACCTCGTCTTCGTGCCCCACAGCGGGGAGCTCGCTGGTGAGGTAGTTGTTGGCGAGGCCCAACACGGCGAGCCCGGGCGCCCTGAGGAGCGCAGCGGAGAGCCAGCCCGCGAGCCCGTTGTCGGAGAGGTTGAGCTCCTGGAAGTGGAGGGGGCGGTCcctggacgaggacgaggacggtcTACGTGGGCACGGCGAGCGCCTGGAAGTCGCAGGCCTCGTCCTTCCGGTTATGCACATGGAAGTACATGTTGAAGGCGTAGGAGGCGTTGCCATTGACGTCCATGTCGTAGCAGGTGGGGCCGAGGCCGAGCGCGGTGCAGTCGGCGAAGGTGCATGCACGTTCTCGACCAGCTTGCTCTTGTCCTCggcgttggggttgtacacgcaccACGTACTGGGCAGGTACTGCACGCCCTTGGCCAGCACCAGCATGGTGTTCTGCCGAGCAGGTAGGCGAGAAGAGTACTAGTATGTGTTTTTTGGTGGAGGAATGAATAGTTATGGGTGCACGTGAAGCAAAAACGAAACACGTGCGTACGtttgaaggaaggaaggaaggaacgtGTACGtgtgcatgcacgcacgcacgcacgcacgcgcgctGTCTCTCACGTTTGAATGAAGGAGAGAGAAAAAAAGCCCCGTAAACAGCGCGTCTTGGCTACGTACGTGGGTATACAGAAATGGGAGGGGTGTCATCGTGGCTTCTGTGGTTGCGACTCCCTGGTCTGGTCTGGACTTTGAGGTTGTTCTGGCAATGCAGTCCTTCCCTTGTGTTTGGTCGAGTCCGGCGGTGCCTCAAGTGGCATTGGCGAGGAGCTGAGCGAAAGCTCCATGCTTTGATGCCAATGACGGTTGTAGATGAATAGGATGCAACTCTCAATATTCTTATATTCATTAGGTGCATAAGCACATGTATATGTAGTGAGTGCCATATATAGTACAAGGGGTAACCATATCCTCAACTATACATAAGGAGGAAGGCTTGTGGTACAAAAAAGACACATGCAAAATATATATACTCAACATTCCCCGCAGTCGAAGTGGCGCCATTGCCAACGCAAAGACTGGATCAAAACTCCTCGATGGacgccgtaggcaagcccttggttATGATATATGCAAATTGTTGGGAGATGAAAACGTGTAGAACGGTCTGCCCCCGAAAGTTCTAACCCCCGCCCGCGTCGCTCCTGCGGCGGCTCGGGCGGAACCCaagcacgccgccgccgccacctccctgtGCCTCCTTCCCCCTCGCCACCGCCGAAAGATGCTGGCAGGCTAAGCCCACctagcggacggcggcggcggggagctccTTCACGCTCCTGCGCGTTCTATAGTGGGGAGGCTCCACCCTCCCGATCTGGCCTGCTCGGCTCCGATGACTGACGTCTCCTCTGGCGCGGTTCGGTGACCCCCCGATGACGTGTTCTTGTGGATTTGGCGGCCCCCTGGTGGTCCATTGGAGGTGGCCCCGGGTGCTCGCCTCTGCCTCTGGTTCCGGCTGGCCTAGCGTGGCGAGGCGGCGGCCAGGGCTGTGCTAGCTCCTGGAGTGTGCCCTCTGGCTGCTGATTGTGGCCGGTTGCATGGGTGCAGCGATGCAGATCTGGGAAGTTGTTGGTTCTTGTCGGGCAGTAGATCCATGCTGTCGGATGTGGTTGGCAGTGAGAAAAAGATTGTGGGGCTCCCACGGGAAGTCGGCGTAGCAACTTCACGGGAGGTGTGCGGGCTAGCGGAGGCATGGTGTGTGGAGGTGTGGTGTTGGGCGGTGCTCCGGGCGGAAGGTTGCCGGCCGACGGCGGCGGTGGCCTGCGGGCGTCATTGCACCTTCCTGGAGGTGTCGTCGTGGAGTTCACCCGCTGCGTACTCTCTGAATATGTTCTTCTAGTGAAAGCATGTGGCCCGGTCGGGTCGGGTGACGCCGTCGGCAACGTCGCTTCCCTCTTTGGGGCGTCGTCTGGAAAACCTATGGATCTCGTGCGTGCTCTCCATGTGCTAGACGCTCACGGCATTGCAGTTGGCTAGTGCCCAACCGGCAATGTGGTGGTGTGAAGTCCAGTTTGGCAATGATGATGATGGCTAGTGGTGCAGGGTCGCTGCAGGGGTTCTGTTGTCGGTTCTTCCCTGACGTGCTTGACAGGTCTCTTCTACGTCTCGCCATGCCGTCACAAAGTCGGAGCTGCCTTGGAGTTCTAGGTGGTGACGATGAAAAATGTCTAGTGGTCTTCGAGGAGGTGTTGGTTGGCACCAACGCTGCCCATTTCTCCTGTCTTTTGGTGGTCTTCTTAGTCGGAGATGTATGGCGCCTGCACCAGTGGTCGACTATGTGGCATTGGCCAGCATGGGTACCGGTGTTTGTGGTGAAGAGGACTTCGTTGGCCGACGTCGATGGTGAAGTCGGAGTCGCTGACTCGTGGAGGAGTGATGACGATGACGCTTGGTGATGACCTCGACTTTGTGGTTCTTCTCTGCGGCGTTTGTGTATCTCCGTGTGGGTGGCCAGGTCGGACGGGTTTGCAACGGTTTTAGCCAGTTTTTTGTTAATTAACCGGGCAACCCTCTTCTTTTTTATGAAATCGAGATCCCTAGGGGCATATTTTTGAGAGAGAAAATTATGTGTAGAACACGTATACGACCAAGAGCCTCATGTTCCTGAACAAAATGGATATCAAGCTCGATGTTCTTGGTATGGCGATGATGAATCGGGTTGATGGAGAGGTAGACGGCGGAGATGTTATCACAGTACATCACCGTGGCCTTGTCGACAGGGCACAAGAGCTCAAGGATAAGCTGGCAAAGCCAGGAGCACTCGGCTACGACATTAGCCAGTGCGATATtcagcctcagcactggaacgGGATTCTGcgggctgccgcttggacgaccatgAAATCAGTGATGGACCAAGGAAGCCACAATATTCCGAAGCGGAACGTCGTGTATCAGGGCAGTCGGCCCAGTCAGCGTCGGAGTAGGCAGTGATGTCGGTGGTGGAGGAAGCGTGTAACGTGATGCTGAGATCCATGGTACCGACTGCGGTAGTATCAAACTTAAGGGCGGCAAACAACAAGCTAATCAGGAGTCCCAGGAGCCCCATTCATCCATCGGTCGATTGATCTGCCCTAGTTCTCGTGCTTGACAGCGTAACAGTGAAGCTCTTGCGCGAGCGGGAAACCCCCAAAGTCTGAAGGCTCACGTATGTAGCGAGATCGATCCTGCCTGTTTTACGGCCCTCGACCTCAAGTCGATGGGTCCATCTTCATATCTTGCCGCACTAAAGAGGATGGGTGGACTGTAGCTATGGCAGAGATGGTATCTGTAGAGAAGAGAGAAGATGAAGGCGAACGGGCAAGCCAATCGTgtgtgtttctttttcttttcccatCCGCAGATGGTATGTGCGTAGGTCAAATTTGCCACGGCTGGGTTTTTCTTCCAGCTTTGTTTAGTTGTTGGTTTTGTGTGTGCGGATCGTCAGATAAAAATGAAAGCTGGGAGACGGGATTTATTTTACCCGAGGGCTTGCCTCTGCATAGACTTTATTGAATCGGAAGTTCTGATATCTGTTGTAATTTGGTAAAAGAAGAAAATATATGTGTTATTTTTGTGTTTGAAAAGTTGTGATTGTGATTCAATAGTATAGATAATGATATACTGTATAATAAATGGCGTAGTGTGTAGGATTAGCGATTTGTTATCAAGGAATATCTGCGTTTTTTGGAGGGTCATTGGACAATAAATCTTTTGTATGTCTTTTAGGCAGGTGGTCTCACATATAAGATCTAATATTTGAATTGCTAATTATCTAATATTTAGTGATTGAATTGAATCGGCAGCGGCCAAAGCAAGAACTAAAACTTATAAAAAGGGTCGCGCAAATCTATTCGGTTTTTAGTTGGAGGGGCGGTGCTAAGAGGTGAGGCAAAACTAAACCAGTGAGGCGAGACAATAAATTCCCCTTTAATCGTAGAGATGTGAGGAAACACTGAAGTGAACTCAAAAAAATATAATAGAAAAAGTGAAACAGAAAAAGTGAACGCATGATAGGAGTTTGTGTACATCATAGACGCCGAACGTTGTTattgtttcctgcaaaaaaaaaacaTTGTTGGCGTATGCTTTGATGACATCTTGTCTGATGGTGGTCCTATTGTTGCCGCGTTTTTCCTATCCATTGTCCATCTCCCCTTCATCGCATTGTTCGATGGTGATGTCAAAGAATTATTAGTCGATCTTTATCTCGACCTCATTTCTACTCCTCCTAACATTACTCTGTAGTACTTATCATGGATATAACTTTAATGACCTAATATTTACGTGATTGAATTGAATAGGTACCTGCCAAAGCAAGCACGAAAAATTAAATAAGAAGGGTCGGGCAAACCAATTCAGTTTTTAATGGAGGGAGAGAAAACTAACGTGGAGCGGGGTACTGGAAGGTGAGGCAAAACTAAACCGGTGAGGCGAGACTATGAAATCCCCTTTAATAGTTGAGATTAGAGGAAATAATGATGTGACCGTCAACAAAAAAATCGAAAAATGAATGCAGGATGCTCTTTGCCTATATATGTCCTCGATGCTGAACTTTTTTGGAGTTTCTTGCGAAAAATAAATCTTTGTTTGTGTATGGGTGTATGCTTTGATGGCATGTTCTCCGATGGTGGTCCTGTTGTTGTCACGCTTTTCCTATCAAATGTCCATCTCCCCTTCATGACCTTCTTCGATGGTGATGTCAATGAATTATTTGCGGATCTTTACCTCCACCTCATTCCTAGAACATACCCTGGATATTTTTTTGTGTTTGTATATTTTTCCTCGTACCTTGTGATGATGATATCTTTGTGTTGGGACCAATTAACCAATCAGAACCACcactttcaaggcatcttttgtacTCGGTTTCTCAAATGATCACTATTATTGGTGCACGAGCTTCACCGAAATGACTGGTTGTGCGCAGCAGATAATAGCCCGTCTTATCGTACGGGTCAACATCCACTCCCTGCCTCCGCTTTAAAAAAACCTCCCTGCCGTCAAAACATTTTTAGGGAAAACTAATCGCATAAATAAACTATCTTAGCTGTCGGAAACTATTAGAAATAATGAATTTAGGGTTGTTTGGATTCTGCCATGGATGGCCCCGCCAAAACACGGGCGAGCCAAAAAAAATTGGTGCAGCAATCGGCCGCCCACGTCTCGCCAACTCGTGGGCAAAAAATTGAACTGGAAAGGTCTAGCCAGCCTTGGCATGCCAAGTGATGGGCTTTGCATCAAAGGGACGCCAATTATTTTGCTTTGCAGACTGTGGCTCCCATCCAAACACGTCTTTAGATCCGCAAAGTACATTAAGTGAGTGACCACAAGTGTAACCAAAGCTAATTAGGCCCTGACTATGACACGTGTCCGTTGGCTCCATGCATGTCATCTATCTAGCGACCTCAATTTTTCTGCAAATGCCAACATGAGGAACTGAAGCCCAACAATTTTTGCCTATCTTCATTGCACTGTAGGGGCAATCTTCCTTATTTATGGTGTCTTTGGTGGGAGTTTTTTGGCGCCCAATTACATGGCATGCTACGCGTGGCGGTTTGGGCCTCTGTCTTGTTAAGACTTGTGTTGACTCACTTGATGTACTTGTGAGATCTTGAATTCTGCATTGATCATTTTAGCAATTTCAGGACATGCTTGGTACATTTGTCAACTGCTCAGGATATATGAATTGTGATACACTTATCTGAAAATATGTGCGGGTGCAAAAATAAGTGCAGAAGATAGGCTATGATTCAATGCTATAACAATAGCACACAATGTTTTTTCTGCTAATTGGTGTCGATCATTTACCGTTCGCATTACAAGCCATTGCTACAAATAGAATTGTAGATATTACAATGCATAAATGTGTACAAAAGGAAGCAACCTTAGCAGCAGAAGCAACATGAGCAGATGAAACACAACTGGAGAGACCTCTTCTTATGTTAGCCTGGGACAGGAGCCTCCATGAAAGACCAAACCCAATAGCCATGGAAGATAATAGAAGGAAAGATCCAGTCAAGTTGTTGGACGATGTGCTGCTGATAGTTGTTATCGACACAGCCAAGAATCCAGTGAAGGTGGCCTTTGTAAGTTCTAGTGATGCTGGACTAGATTCCTGTTCAACTTCTGTGTTCTCCATCAACACGACTAGGACTATGAGCTGACCAAAGCTTACAGCTGGTGGCAGTAAGACCCATAGGGCAACCTTAGGAGACGTGAGCTTAAGCATGACAACCAACAATAGTACAAAGATACCAACCGCCATGATGCAGTCTAGGATGAGAGTTAAACACACAATTTGTTGCTCTCCCTCAGTCCTCTCTTGATTGCTACCATGCCTATGTACCGCAAACCATCGAGGTGGTGTCATCTCCAGAAACATCAAGCACACACCAAATGTGCAGATGATGAAACTAATATAGCCCACTAATTCCCTGATATTGTCACCCGTCTGGCCATGACCATCGAGTGCTAGACCTTCGAACCCTAGAAACAGAATTCCAGTGACACCGATCAAGAACTCATGTGATTCGTCTAGTACATTGTGCATATATGTTGTGTATTCCCGCCCATCGTTGTTCCGTCTGTCATACACGCTATAGCAGACAATTCGAACAAGGACCAAGATTCCACAGATGACTCCAACGGTGATAAAAATGGATTTGGAGACAATGGATTGTGCAATTAAGCAAGCAAGGACGACAAGGCAACACGATGAAAGGGTTGCCAGGATCGTTGTTACGGGGACAAGACTTACGCCCCAGCCAGGgaatccctccaagaagcaacacaCCAGCAAGGGGCAAATGCCGGTCATCAAAGTTAAGCCTGCCATGGTGATCATGGCGAAGGGGACACCATGACCGTACGCCTTGCCATTGAGATCAACTATGTTCAGAGCCAGTGCAAGAAGCACTGGGCATATCATAACCACCACTCCTTCCGCCAAGCCACGGTAACGGTTTA contains:
- the LOC119280454 gene encoding uncharacterized protein LOC119280454, translated to MICPVLLALALNIVDLNGKAYGHGVPFAMITMAGLTLMTGICPLLVCCFLEGFPGWGVSLVPVTTILATLSSCCLVVLACLIAQSIVSKSIFITVGVICGILVLVRIVCYSVYDRRNNDGREYTTYMHNVLDESHEFLIGVTGILFLGFEGLALDGHGQTGDNIRELVGYISFIICTFGVCLMFLEMTPPRWFAVHRHGSNQERTEGEQQIVCLTLILDCIMAVGIFVLLLVVMLKLTSPKVALWVLLPPAVSFGQLIVLVVLMENTEVEQESSPASLELTKATFTGFLAVSITTISSTSSNNLTGSFLLLSSMAIGFGLSWRLLSQANIRRGLSSCVSSAHVASAAKVASFCTHLCIVISTILFVAMACNANGK